One window of the Saccopteryx bilineata isolate mSacBil1 chromosome 2, mSacBil1_pri_phased_curated, whole genome shotgun sequence genome contains the following:
- the VPS33A gene encoding vacuolar protein sorting-associated protein 33A, with amino-acid sequence MAAHLSYGRVNLNVLREAVRRELREFLDKCAGSKAIVWDEYLTGPFGLIAQYSLLKEHEVEKMFTLKGSRLPAADVKNIIFFVRPRLELMDIIAENVLSEDRRGPARDFHILFVPRRSLLCEQRLKDLGVLGSFIHREEYSLDLIPFDGDLLSMESEGAFKECYLESDQTSLYHAAKGLMTLQALYGTIPQIFGKGECARQVANMMIRMKREFTGSQNSIFPVFDNLLLLDRNVDLLTPLATQLTYEGLIDEIYGIQNSYVKLPPEKFAPKKQGDGGKDLPTEAKKLQLNSAEELYAEIRDKNFNAVGTVLSKKAKVISAAFEERHNAKTVGEIKQFVSQLPHMQAARGSLANHTSIAELIKDVTTSEDFFDKLTVEQEFMSGIDTDKVNSYIEDCIAQKHPLIKVLRLICLQSVCNSGLKQKVLDYYKREILQTYGYEHILTLHNLEKAGLLRPQAGGRNNYPTIRKTLRLWMDDVNEQNPTDISYVYSGYAPLSVRLAQLLSRPGWRSIEEVLRILPGPHFEERQLLPTGLQKKRQLGENRVTLIFFLGGVTFAEIAALRFLSQLEDGGTEYVIATTKLMNGATWIESLMEKLL; translated from the exons GCTATCGTTTGGGATGAGTACCTCACAGGACCATTTGGCCTGATTGCACAGTATTCACTACTGAAG gAACATGAAGTGGAAAAAATGTTCACCCTTAAAGGAAGTCGTTTGCCGGCAGCTGATgtcaagaatattattttttttgtcagacccAGGCTAGAATTGATGGATATAATTGCTGAAAATGTGCTCAG TGAAGACAGACGTGGGCCAGCAAGAGATTTCCACATTCTGTTCGTGCCACGACGTAGCTTACTGTGCGAACAGCGGTTGAAGGATCTGGGTGTTTTGGGCTCCTTCATTCACAGGGAGGAGTACAGCCTGGACCTCATTCCCTTTGATGGGGATCTTTTATCCATGGAATCTGAGGGTGCCTTCAAA GAGTGCTACCTGGAGAGCGACCAGACCAGCCTCTACCATGCAGCCAAGGGGCTGATGACATTGCAGGCTCTGTACGGGACAATCCCCCAGATCTTTGGGAAAGGAGAGTGCGCCCGG CAAGTGGCCAATATGATGATCAGGATGAAGAGAGAGTTTACAGGAAGCCAAAATTCAATATTTCCTGTGTTTGATAATCTCCTGTTGCTTGATCGAAACGTGGACTTGTTAACGCCTCTTGCCACTCAGCTCACGTACGAAGGACTCATCGATGAAATTTATGGCATTCAGAACA GTTATGTGAAGTTACCCCCAGAGAAGTTTGCGCCCAAGAAACAGGGTGATGGTGGAAAGGATCTCCCCACGGAAGCCAAGAAGCTTCAGCTGAACTCCGCAGAGGAGCTATACGCCGAAATTCGAGACAAGAACTTCAACGCCGTGGGCACCGTGCTGAGCAAGAAAGCCAAGGTGATCTCGGCAGCGTTTGAG GAAAGGCACAACGCCAAGACGGTGGGGGAGATCAAGCAGTTTGTCTCTCAGCTGCCCCACATGCAGGCGGCAAGAGGCTCCCTGGCGAACCATACCTCAATTGCAGAGCTGATCAAAGATGTCACCA CTTCTGAAGACTTCTTTGATAAGCTGACTGTGGAGCAGGAGTTTATGTCGGGAATAGACACCGATAAG GTCAACAGTTACATTGAGGATTGTATTGCCCAAAAGCATCCTCTGATCAAGGTGTTAAGACTAATTTGCCTCCAATCTGTGTGCAACAGTGGACTCAAACAGAAAGTTTTGGATTATTACAAAAGAGAAATTCTCCAG ACGTATGGCTACGAGCACATTTTGACCTTACACAACCTGGAGAAAGCCGGCCTGCTGAGACCACAGGCGGGGGGCAGAAACAATTACCCAACGATCCGGAAAACCTTACGCCTTTGGATGGATGATGTAAACGAACAA AACCCCACGGACATATCATATGTGTACAGCGGCTACGCCCCGCTCAGCGTGCGGCTGGCACAGCTGCTCTCCCGGCCAGGCTGGCGGAGCATTGAGGAGGTTCTCCGCATCCTCCCAGGACCCCACTTTGAAGAACGGCAGCTGCTGCCCACGGGCCTGCAGAAGAAAC GTCAGCTGGGAGAGAACCGAGTCACCCTGATCTTTTTCCTCGGGGGCGTGACCTTCGCGGAGATTGCCGCCCTGCGCTTCCTCTCGCAGTTGGAAGATGGAGGCACAGAATACGTCATTGCCACCACGAAACTGATGAACGGGGCCACCTGGATCGAGTCTCTGATGGAAAAGCTTTTGTGA
- the LOC136325778 gene encoding uncharacterized homolog, protein MPASSTIHVLQLLRELLAFVLLSYTVLIGALLLAGWTTYFLVLK, encoded by the coding sequence ATGCCGGCCTCGTCCACCATCCACGTGCTACAGCTGCTGAGGGAGCTGCTGGCCTTCGTGCTTCTCAGCTACACGGTGCTCATCGGGGCGCTGCTGCTGGCCGGCTGGACCACCTACTTCCTGGTGCTGAAGTGA